Proteins from a genomic interval of Bradyrhizobium sp. CCBAU 53340:
- a CDS encoding branched-chain amino acid ABC transporter permease: protein MAGFFTSRLFFVSLALVIIAATLPLYVSGYVLGLLTVAFYFGVFAMAWDLLFGFAGEVNFGPTFLIGVGAYTAGILNAQFGWSVYLCIVLGALASVIAGLVLALPALRVRGPYFGLTTLVAVLMLQNFVVVFADLTGGEIGLTIPDVITINAGANYWIALAFMTISAAILYGLSQSPVGLVLQASGQDPVQAGALGFNIVKHKLAAFIVSAFFSGLSGALLVFYFGTASVGTVVDVAVGVNVIVSAVLGGRRTVLGAALGAIFLIVAGEFLRPTGELATFIVSAVALLVVLFFPGGFLGAALSREARS from the coding sequence ATGGCTGGTTTCTTTACCTCGCGCCTGTTCTTCGTCTCCCTGGCGCTCGTCATCATCGCGGCGACGCTGCCGCTCTATGTCTCTGGCTATGTGCTCGGCCTCCTCACCGTCGCGTTCTATTTCGGCGTGTTCGCGATGGCCTGGGACCTCTTGTTCGGCTTCGCAGGCGAGGTCAATTTCGGCCCGACCTTCCTGATCGGCGTCGGCGCCTACACCGCCGGCATTTTGAATGCGCAGTTCGGCTGGTCGGTCTATCTCTGCATCGTGCTGGGCGCGCTCGCTTCCGTCATCGCCGGGCTCGTGCTGGCGCTGCCCGCGCTGCGCGTGCGCGGGCCCTACTTCGGCCTGACCACGCTGGTCGCGGTGTTGATGCTGCAAAACTTCGTCGTGGTGTTCGCCGACCTGACCGGCGGCGAGATCGGCCTCACCATCCCCGACGTCATCACCATCAATGCCGGCGCCAATTACTGGATCGCGCTCGCGTTCATGACGATCTCGGCGGCGATCCTGTACGGCCTGTCGCAATCCCCTGTCGGCCTCGTGCTGCAAGCCAGCGGCCAGGACCCGGTGCAGGCCGGCGCGCTCGGCTTCAACATCGTCAAGCACAAGCTCGCCGCCTTCATCGTCAGCGCGTTCTTCTCTGGATTATCGGGCGCGCTGCTGGTGTTCTATTTCGGCACCGCTTCGGTCGGCACCGTCGTCGACGTCGCTGTCGGCGTCAACGTGATCGTCTCGGCCGTGCTCGGCGGTCGGCGCACCGTGCTCGGCGCGGCGCTGGGCGCGATCTTCCTGATCGTCGCGGGCGAATTCCTGCGCCCGACCGGCGAGCTTGCGACCTTCATCGTTTCGGCGGTCGCCCTGCTCGTCGTCCTGTTCTTCCCCGGCGGCTTCTTAGGGGCGGCCCTCTCGCGCGAGGCTCGCTCGTAA